The following proteins come from a genomic window of Mariniflexile sp. TRM1-10:
- a CDS encoding alpha-L-fucosidase, giving the protein MINTLRFFLFIFVIHLTSMGHSQTMYEPSPENLKNREWFQDARFGLFIHWGVYSILGDGEWVMNQQKIPVKTYEKLPSFFNPTGYEPKAWVQMAKDAGMKYIVITSKHHDGFAMWDSKVSDYNIVKQTPYGKDVLKMLAEECRKEGMKLFFYHSQLDWHHPDYFPQGKTGGDWSGRPEQGDFNKYLDYMDAQLTELLTNYGDVAGIWFDGMWDKKDADWRLEKTYSLIHSLQPGTMVGSNHHQAPISGEDFQMFEKDLPGHNTAGFSAGSKVGELPIETCETINHSWGFNLKDDKNKTPKQLIQYLVKAAGYNANFLLNVGPMPNGKIQPDHVTLLKQVGDWLKANGETIYETQGGPITAHEWGVTTQKGNKVYVHILNWSEESLELPALKKKIKSAKFFADKSPVKFLKNKDGVTIRIPKDKLDDIDTIVELELK; this is encoded by the coding sequence ATGATAAATACACTGCGTTTTTTCTTGTTCATTTTTGTAATCCATTTAACCTCCATGGGACATTCACAGACCATGTATGAACCCTCACCCGAAAATCTAAAAAACAGGGAATGGTTTCAGGACGCTCGGTTCGGACTGTTCATACATTGGGGCGTCTACAGTATCCTTGGCGATGGTGAATGGGTTATGAACCAACAAAAAATTCCAGTAAAAACCTATGAAAAACTGCCATCCTTTTTTAATCCCACGGGCTATGAGCCTAAGGCTTGGGTACAAATGGCAAAAGATGCAGGCATGAAATACATCGTCATCACCAGTAAGCACCACGATGGTTTTGCCATGTGGGACAGTAAGGTTTCGGACTACAATATCGTAAAACAAACACCTTACGGAAAGGACGTGTTAAAGATGCTGGCTGAGGAATGCCGTAAGGAAGGCATGAAACTTTTCTTCTACCATTCACAGCTGGATTGGCACCATCCCGATTATTTTCCGCAAGGAAAAACAGGTGGCGATTGGTCTGGAAGACCCGAGCAAGGTGATTTTAACAAATATCTGGACTATATGGATGCCCAACTGACTGAACTGCTCACCAATTATGGGGACGTTGCCGGTATTTGGTTCGATGGTATGTGGGATAAGAAAGATGCCGACTGGCGTTTGGAAAAGACCTATTCCTTGATCCATAGCCTTCAACCGGGCACAATGGTTGGTAGTAACCATCATCAGGCTCCGATTTCTGGTGAAGATTTCCAAATGTTCGAGAAGGATCTTCCCGGTCACAATACCGCAGGTTTTTCGGCCGGTTCCAAAGTCGGTGAACTACCGATTGAGACCTGCGAGACCATTAACCACTCTTGGGGGTTCAATTTAAAGGATGATAAAAACAAGACTCCAAAACAATTGATACAGTATCTTGTGAAAGCGGCTGGATACAATGCTAATTTCCTCCTTAACGTAGGACCCATGCCCAACGGTAAGATTCAACCAGATCACGTAACATTGTTAAAACAAGTAGGTGATTGGCTTAAGGCAAATGGGGAAACCATTTATGAAACTCAAGGAGGTCCCATAACGGCTCACGAATGGGGTGTCACGACCCAGAAAGGGAACAAGGTGTACGTTCACATTCTAAACTGGTCAGAAGAATCGTTGGAGCTTCCTGCATTGAAAAAGAAAATCAAATCTGCGAAATTTTTTGCAGACAAATCTCCCGTTAAATTTCTGAAAAATAAAGACGGTGTTACCATCAGAATTCCAAAAGACAAATTAGACGACATTGATACCATAGTTGAACTGGAGTTAAAATAG